TGTGTGAGCTGGCAAGCCAGCTCCCACAGTTTTGATCTTCATGTGCTCCAGATTCTCGGTGATACCGCTTCCCGGCCCAATACGGCAGGGCGCAACAGCCGCCATAAATCAATCAACCAGGCCCGCGCCAGCAGCGCTTCACTGGCCAGGCAGCGCGCCACCAGCAAGCCGGGCAGTTGGGTCAAATCCCCGCGCACGGCATTGGGCAGGGCGCGGCATTGTTCAAGCAAGTCACTGTCGATTTCGCCGGTAAGCAACAGCGTGGCAAACACCGGTTGCCCGTCCAAGCCGATGGGCGAGTCGAGCAAGCCGTCGGCGCCGACGATGCGCTGGCGCTCATGCCAAAGCAACTGGCCGTCACGGCGGATATCCAGGTGCGATTGAAAATGGCCCAGGTCGAAACGCTCGCCGCTGGCCGGGCGGCCGAGGGCGACTACGTCCCAGTAGAACAGGCGCGCATCGCCGTGCAGCTCGATGCGCGTGGTGAGTTCGGCCTGGGCGGCGCTGAAGACGATGGTTTCCTGGGGCAGCCATTCCAGCGTGGCGCCGGCTTCCACGGTCAGGTCCAACTGCTGGAACGCAGGGCCCTGGGCGCGATACCATTTGGCCGCGCCAGGGCTGGTCAATTGCGCCCAGGCGCCCGCGCCGACATGGGCGCTGATGTCCAGGCGGTCGCCACCGGCAATCCCGCCGGGCGGGTGCACGATGATGTGCTGGCACACCTCGGGGCCTTCGGCGTACAGGTGTTTTTGCACGCGCAACGGGCCGAGGTGGCGGCGCATCACCGGCCGCGTGGTCTCGCCGAAACGCGCGTAGCCGAGTTCCAGCGCGGCGTGCCAGCTGGGGGTGAACAGGGCAGGGGAAACGGGCAGGTTCATGGTGTGTGCTTATTGTCGGGACGCCACAGATTAGATGGTTACAAGACCACGTACACCTTCGGTTTGCATATTTTCCCCGCGGCCCTGCTGCACGATTTCGCCACGGGACATCACCAGGTACTGGTCGGCCAGTTCGGCGGCAAAATCATAGAACTGCTCGACCAGCAGGATCGCCATATCGCCGCGCTCGGCGAGCTTCTTGATCACCGCGCCGATCTCCTTGATCACCGACGGCTGGATGCCTTCGGTGGGCTCATCAAGGATCAGCAAGCGCGGACGGCTGGCCAGGGCACGGCCAATCGCCAACTGTTGCTGCTGGCCACCGGACAGGTCGCCGCCGCGCCGATGTTTCATCTGCAGCAACACCGGGAACAGTTCGTAGATAAACGCCGGGACTTCCTTGGCCTCGGAACCGGGAAAGCGCGACAGGCCCATCAGCAGGTTTTCTTCCACCGTCAGTCGCCCGAAAATTTCCCGACCCTGGGGCACGTAGGCGATCCCCGCATGCACGCGCTGGTGCGGCTTGAAGCCGGTGATGGCACGGCCTTCCCAATTCACCGTGCCTTCCTTGGCCGGCAGCAAACCCATCAGGCACTTGAGCAGAGTGGTCTTGCCCACGCCGTTACGGCCGAGCAGGCAGGTGACTTCGCCGATCTTCACGTCAAACGACAGCCCGCGCAGGATGTGGCTACCGCCGTAGTACTGGTGCAGCTTGTCGACTTGCAACATTCTCAAAACCTCCTCGACTCCCCCTGAGGGAACCGAATCAACTGTGGGAGCTGGCTTGCCTGCGATAGCGGTGGCGAATACAACACCGTTATCTCAGCATAGGTATCTACACATTTTTGTAGTGAGCGGGCTTGTCCCGCGCTGGGCTGAAGCGGCCCCAAACCAGGCGAATTGGGTTTTTCTGAAACTGAGCGGTGTCTTTATTAGGGCGGCTTCGCAGCCCAGCGCGGGACAAGCCCGCTCACTACAAGGAGATTTGTCAGCCTTTGAACATTGTGTAGATACCTATGGTTATCGCAGGCAAGCCAGCTCCCACATAAAGCAAGTTTGCGGCCGGGTCAGCGGCCGAGGTACACCTCGATCACGCGCTCATCGGCCTGCACCTGCTCCAGCGAGCCTTCGGCCAATACGCTGCCCTGGTGCAACACCGTCACATGGTCGGCAATCGAGCCGACAAACCCCATGTCGTGTTCCACCACCATCAGCGAGTGCTTGCCCGCCAGGCGCTTGA
Above is a genomic segment from Pseudomonas azadiae containing:
- the urtE gene encoding urea ABC transporter ATP-binding subunit UrtE, which produces MLQVDKLHQYYGGSHILRGLSFDVKIGEVTCLLGRNGVGKTTLLKCLMGLLPAKEGTVNWEGRAITGFKPHQRVHAGIAYVPQGREIFGRLTVEENLLMGLSRFPGSEAKEVPAFIYELFPVLLQMKHRRGGDLSGGQQQQLAIGRALASRPRLLILDEPTEGIQPSVIKEIGAVIKKLAERGDMAILLVEQFYDFAAELADQYLVMSRGEIVQQGRGENMQTEGVRGLVTI
- a CDS encoding urease accessory protein UreD, whose product is MNLPVSPALFTPSWHAALELGYARFGETTRPVMRRHLGPLRVQKHLYAEGPEVCQHIIVHPPGGIAGGDRLDISAHVGAGAWAQLTSPGAAKWYRAQGPAFQQLDLTVEAGATLEWLPQETIVFSAAQAELTTRIELHGDARLFYWDVVALGRPASGERFDLGHFQSHLDIRRDGQLLWHERQRIVGADGLLDSPIGLDGQPVFATLLLTGEIDSDLLEQCRALPNAVRGDLTQLPGLLVARCLASEALLARAWLIDLWRLLRPAVLGREAVSPRIWST